From the Phycisphaeraceae bacterium genome, one window contains:
- a CDS encoding class I SAM-dependent methyltransferase, producing MTTPHLYDDLAHLWPKLSPPDDYAPEAEIINELLTQHFGDRQLHLLELGAGGGHTLYHLKHHHRCTASDLSESMLAQCRRLNPELPTIPADMRTLSLDQTFDAILIHDAIDYLLTSDDLLSTFTTAANHLPVGGLLILAPDHTAETFDPSDTATDEQEDDHLTTRLTSTVSPLDANHTYDLHLTIEITDHQTARTTTHHDHHRCAAFPLDTWLKLLKQAGFTPHLPDTDLPWMLIAAVRR from the coding sequence ATGACCACCCCTCACCTCTACGACGACCTCGCTCACCTCTGGCCAAAACTGTCCCCACCCGACGACTACGCCCCCGAAGCCGAGATCATCAACGAACTGCTTACCCAGCACTTCGGCGACCGCCAGCTCCACCTCCTCGAACTCGGCGCCGGCGGCGGGCACACCCTCTATCACCTCAAACATCACCACCGCTGCACCGCCTCCGACCTCTCCGAATCGATGCTCGCCCAGTGCCGACGACTCAACCCCGAGCTCCCGACCATCCCCGCCGACATGCGTACCCTCAGCCTCGACCAGACCTTCGACGCCATCCTCATCCACGACGCCATCGACTACCTCCTCACATCCGATGACCTCCTCTCGACGTTCACCACTGCAGCCAACCATCTCCCCGTGGGCGGGCTGCTGATCCTCGCTCCCGACCACACCGCCGAGACCTTCGACCCCTCCGACACCGCGACCGATGAGCAGGAAGATGACCACCTCACCACCCGCCTGACCTCCACCGTCTCTCCCCTCGACGCCAACCACACCTACGACCTCCACCTCACCATCGAGATCACCGACCACCAGACCGCCCGGACCACGACCCACCACGACCACCACCGCTGCGCCGCCTTCCCCCTCGACACCTGGCTCAAGCTCCTCAAACAGGCCGGCTTCACCCCCCACCTCCCCGACACCGACCTGCCCTGGATGCTGATCGCCGCCGTCCGACGCTGA